The proteins below are encoded in one region of Bremerella sp. P1:
- the phoU gene encoding phosphate signaling complex protein PhoU: MTRHWIRQIEAVRSHLLSMGTHAETQVNEATRALHDLDRDRALNVIAEDDQLDEMDIALEEECLHSIALFQPVASDLRLIVSSMSVGHELERIGDLAVNIAESVVRLRDSGVATSQIVLPECLKQANHQAAEMLRKSLDAFIQQDASTCRDLILQDRELDRLHRQIFEWLKEGISKNPADLDWMIEITGISKHIERIADHVTNIAEIVIYWVEGEIVRHRQSSDGDEDAAS, encoded by the coding sequence ATGACTCGTCACTGGATCCGACAGATCGAAGCCGTTCGTTCGCACCTTCTTTCGATGGGTACGCATGCCGAAACCCAGGTTAACGAGGCGACGCGGGCACTGCATGATCTCGATCGAGATCGCGCCCTAAATGTCATCGCCGAAGATGATCAACTGGACGAAATGGATATTGCTTTAGAAGAAGAGTGCCTGCATTCGATCGCTCTCTTCCAGCCGGTGGCATCCGACCTTCGCCTGATCGTTTCTTCCATGTCGGTTGGGCACGAGTTGGAACGGATTGGCGATCTTGCGGTGAACATTGCCGAAAGCGTCGTTCGACTTCGCGACAGTGGGGTGGCCACAAGCCAGATCGTGCTGCCGGAATGTTTGAAGCAAGCGAATCATCAAGCCGCTGAGATGCTACGCAAGAGCCTGGATGCGTTCATTCAACAAGATGCATCGACTTGCCGAGATCTGATTCTGCAAGACCGAGAACTCGATCGCCTGCATCGCCAGATATTTGAGTGGCTCAAAGAGGGCATCTCGAAGAATCCAGCCGACCTGGACTGGATGATTGAGATCACCGGTATCTCCAAACACATCGAACGGATTGCCGATCACGTCACCAACATCGCCGAGATTGTCATTTATTGGGTCGAAGGCGAAATCGTCCGCCATCGTCAATCAAGCGATGGCGACGAGGATGCGGCGTCATGA
- a CDS encoding winged helix family transcriptional regulator produces MSQRSILIVEKAGGPLRTVAHNLQQTGCQVYLANGTRDGLQHAMEFVPDVVVLSRSLTEVETLDLCRSILRNLGEDSTPAILIAPTGGDLSGIEDPAHDSRLAESLALDLLAQSVKTLTFRARHTIDTQAVLECHGIRLDPRFSLVEMDGNRLDLTPTEFRLLQALLARPGHVLTRAQLEEAAGLPAKDREPESDTENASRTRRIDVHVKSIRGKLNRKGILIETVRGVGYRFREAAWNINALN; encoded by the coding sequence GTGTCTCAACGTAGCATCTTGATCGTCGAAAAAGCAGGAGGACCGCTCCGCACGGTCGCGCACAACCTCCAGCAAACTGGCTGCCAAGTCTATCTGGCCAACGGCACGCGCGATGGCTTGCAACACGCGATGGAATTTGTGCCGGATGTGGTCGTCTTGTCTCGCTCGCTGACGGAAGTGGAAACCCTTGATCTCTGTCGTTCGATCTTAAGGAACCTAGGCGAAGACTCGACGCCTGCGATCTTGATTGCTCCGACCGGCGGAGACCTGAGTGGCATCGAAGACCCGGCCCACGATTCCCGCCTGGCCGAGTCACTGGCACTCGACCTGCTTGCTCAATCGGTCAAAACGCTGACGTTTCGTGCGCGGCATACCATCGATACCCAAGCCGTTCTCGAATGCCATGGCATCCGCCTTGATCCTCGCTTCTCTTTGGTCGAAATGGACGGCAATCGACTCGATCTGACGCCGACCGAGTTTCGACTTCTACAAGCCCTGCTAGCACGTCCTGGACATGTACTTACGCGGGCCCAGTTGGAAGAAGCAGCGGGACTTCCAGCCAAGGACCGGGAGCCTGAGTCCGACACTGAGAACGCCAGCAGAACTCGCCGGATTGATGTCCACGTCAAATCGATCCGCGGCAAGCTTAACCGGAAGGGAATTCTCATCGAGACCGTCCGGGGGGTTGGTTATCGCTTCCGCGAAGCGGCCTGGAACATAAACGCTTTGAATTAA
- the pstB gene encoding phosphate ABC transporter ATP-binding protein PstB: protein MSQPTSGTSETSRLELIAQGHNFAPVVHDAVFREEKVLEIKKFNLWYGDKQALFDISMPIPRGQVTALVGPSGCGKSTLLRCVNRMNDLIDTVRIQGDIYLNDQSICDRGVDVIELRKRMGMVFQKPNPFPMSIFENVVYPLRIDGERSRSVLEGVCEHSLKGAAIWSEVKDRLHESGLSLSGGQQQRLCIARAIASEPEVLLLDEPCSALDPIATGKIEDLIRELRGEYSILIVTHNMQQASRISDYTAFMYLGRLVEYGPTVDIFTKPKLSETNAYVTGRFG from the coding sequence ATGAGTCAACCAACATCAGGAACTTCGGAAACGAGCCGGCTCGAATTGATCGCCCAGGGGCACAACTTTGCTCCTGTCGTGCACGATGCTGTCTTTCGCGAAGAAAAAGTCCTGGAGATCAAGAAATTCAATCTTTGGTACGGAGACAAGCAGGCTCTGTTCGATATCAGCATGCCGATACCTCGCGGTCAGGTAACCGCGCTGGTTGGCCCATCCGGCTGCGGCAAGTCGACTCTTCTGCGATGCGTGAACCGCATGAACGACTTGATCGACACCGTTCGCATCCAAGGCGATATCTACTTGAACGATCAATCGATCTGCGACCGGGGAGTCGACGTGATCGAACTTCGCAAACGCATGGGCATGGTTTTTCAGAAACCTAACCCCTTCCCCATGAGCATCTTCGAAAACGTTGTCTATCCTTTGCGAATCGACGGCGAACGAAGCCGCAGTGTGCTCGAAGGCGTTTGCGAACATAGCCTGAAAGGTGCCGCGATCTGGAGTGAAGTAAAGGATCGTCTCCATGAAAGTGGACTCAGTCTTTCTGGCGGTCAGCAACAACGCCTATGCATCGCACGCGCGATCGCGAGTGAGCCAGAGGTCTTGCTGTTGGACGAACCATGCTCAGCGCTCGACCCGATCGCTACCGGAAAAATTGAAGATCTGATTCGTGAACTGCGTGGTGAGTATTCGATCTTGATCGTCACCCACAACATGCAGCAAGCCTCGCGAATCAGCGACTACACCGCGTTCATGTACCTGGGTCGACTCGTCGAATATGGTCCGACCGTCGACATTTTTACCAAGCCCAAGCTATCCGAAACCAACGCCTATGTGACGGGACGTTTTGGTTAA